Genomic window (Corynebacterium simulans):
GTAAGCTGGTTTTCGCGCCACTCGGATTCCATCACGCGGGCGGCGAATCGGCAGCCCGGGGTAGGCGCCGCTGCGCCGGAACCCTTCGCGACAATCTCTGCGCCTTCAGACTCGAAGGCCGCCGGGTAAGTATCAAACTCCGCCTCGTAGTCTGCGGCGGAGGCATAGCGTTTCACGCCGAAGCCCATGACGCTAAGGCCTACCTGCTGCCACGGCTGGGTTTCTTCGTCTGCCAGCAGCGGACCCTGCGCGAGGTTAGCGGTGGCCTGTGCGAGAACGGTGCCGAATGGGTCCAGGATTTCCATGAAAGCCAGCACGTCGTTGACCATGGACACATGCGCAAAGCCCTGCGTTACGGAATCGAAACCGATGTAGGTGGCAAAAGGCTCGACCGCGAGGATATTGATCTGCGCACCGGACGGGTCCGCGAATTGGATGAGCTGACCGTCGCGGATCTCGCCGGTGACGGTGAGCTGGTTGGTGGAAATGGCTGCCTCAACGGCGTCTTGCCAACGCACAAAGTTCAGGCCAATTGCCTGCATCTCAGTATTGGCAGTGGAGGCGGGGGAAGTTTCGGTCATAGTGGCTATTGTATCTCCGCAGACTTTAGCTACTAAAAATTGGGGTTTTAAGCCTGCGACGTGCAAGAATAAAAGCAACATGAACGAAAATCACGAAGAACTTCTCGCGCAGGCTTTTGGTGAGGAATTCCAGCCCACCACGGGCGACCTCGACCTAGCCGAGCGCAATGCCTTTCGCCGCGTTTCCACCACCATCCGCGCTGAGGACACCACCGACGGCTATGAGGTGGAGTACCGCAAGCTGCGCCTCGAGCAGGTCGTACTCGTGGGCGTATGGACCGAAGGCACCGTCGCCGAAGTAGAGGCCACCATGGCCGAGCTTGCCGCGCTGACCGAGACCGCCGGCGCCGAAGTCGTGGAAGCGATTTACCAAAAGCGCGAAAAGCCCGACCCTGGCACCTACATCGGCCGTGGCAAGGTCCAGGAACTCAAAGAAATCGTCGAAGCCACCGGCGCCGACACCGTCATCTGCGACGGCGAACTGCAGCCCGGCCAGCTTTCCGCCCTAGAGCGCGAGCTCAACACCAAGGTCATTGACCGCACCATGCTGATTCTGGATATCTTCGCCCAACACGCGAAGTCCAAAGAGGGTAAGGCGCAGGTCTCGCTTGCACAGCTGGAATACCTCTATACCCATACCCGCGGTTGGGGCGGCAACCTCTCGCGCCAGGCGGGTGGCCGCGCGGGCTCTAACGGCGGCGTCGGCTTGCGCGGCCCCGGCGAGACCAAGATTGAGTCCGACCGGCGCCGCATCCGCTCCGAGATGGCGCGCCTGCGTAAAGAGCTGCGCGGAATGAAAACCGCACGTGATATCAAACGCTCGAAGCGTCAGGCGTCGACAATCGCGCAAATTGCCATCGCCGGCTACACCAACGCGGGCAAGTCTTCCCTCATCAACGCGATGACCGGCGCAGGCGTGCTGGTGGAAAACGCGCTTTTCGCCACCCTTGACCCAACCACCCGCCGCGCAGAGCTTGCCGACGGCCGCCAAGTCGTCTTCACCGACACCGTCGGCTTCGTGCGCCACCTGCCCACGCAGCTGGTGGAGGCCTTCAAGTCCACCCTCGAGGAGGTCTTGGCTGCAGATATCATGCTGCACGTGGTCGATGGCTCCGACCCGTTCCCGCTGAAACAGATCGAGGCTGTCAACAAGGTCATCTACGACATCGTGCAGGAAACAGGCGAGCAGGCGCCGCCGGAGATTATCGTCATCAACAAGATCGATAAGGCCGATCCGCTGGTGCTTGCTGAGATTCGCCACGTGCTCGACCGCGAGAACGTGGTCTACGTATCCGCGCACACCGGCGAGGGCATTGATGAGCTGACCTCGCGTGTTGAGCTTTTTCTCAACTCCCGCGATGCGCACGTGCGTTTGCTGGTGCCTTTTACCCGCGGCGATGTTGTCTCCCGTGTGCATGCCGAAGGCACTGTTTTGGGCGAGGAGTACACAGGGGAGGGCACGCTTGTCGACGTCCGCCTGCCTGCCTCCATTGCCCACGAATTGGCGGAGTACGTTGCGGAAGAAGTTTCCTAAAACGCCGCTGGTGGGCCATAATGAAGGCTCGTGAGTACTTTTGGTTGGCGCCTGCACGGCGATGGTAAGAATATTGCACCTGGCGCGGTAGTAGCGCCTGAAGAACGCTTGAGCTGGGGCCGCACTATCGGCATCGGCATGCAGCACGTGGTGGCTATGTTTGGCGCCACGTTGCTGGTTCCCACCTTGACCGGTTTCCCGGTTAATACGACGCTGCTGTTCTCGGGCATCAGCACTATTTTGTTCCTGTTGGTTACCCGCAATCGCCTGCCTTCCTACCTGGGCTCTTCTTTTGCCTTCATCGCACCGCTGACGGCGTCGCAGCAGTATGGCATCAGCGCGCAGGCCGGTTCCATTTTGGTGACCGGTGCAGTGTTGATGGCCGTCGGTTTCGTGGTGAAAGCTGCGGGGCGCCGTGTGCTGGACGCGGTGATGCCGCCGGCCGTGACCGGTTCCATCGTGGCGCTCATCGGCCTGAACTTGGCGCCGGCGGCCACGACGAACTTCCAGACCCAGCCGCTCGTTGCAGCGATTACCCTGGCTGCTATCGTCCTGGCAACCGTGGGCGGGCGCGGCATGGTCTCCCGCTTGGGCATCCTCATCGGTGTCGTCGTGGGCTGGGTCTTTGCGGCGCTTACCGGAAACCTGGCGGAAGGAACCGCGCAGACCATCCGCGATGCTGCCTGGATTGGCTTCCCGCAGTTCCACTCGCCGGAGTTTAAGTTCTCCGCCATCGCCGTTGCGCTGCCAGTGCTGGTGGTGCTGATTGCAGAAAACATTGGCCACGTTAAGGCCGTGTCTGAGATGACGAAGCGCGACCTCGATGACCTAGCTGGCGACGCGCTTATCGCCGACGGCCTCGGCACCGCCATCGCCGGCGGCTTCGGCGGTTCCGGCACCACAACTTATGCCGAGAACATCGGCGTTATGGCCGCGACTCGCGTGTACTCCACGGCGGCCTACTGGGTGGCTGCGGTCTTCGCCATCTGCTTGGCCTTCATCCCGAAGTTCGGCGCGCTGATTTTCACCATCCCCACCGGTGTGCTGGGCGGGGCGACCCTCGTACTTTACGGCCTCATCGGCATGCTGGGCATCCGCATCTGGATGGATAACAAGGTCAACTTCAACAATCCGGTGAACCTGACCTGTGCTGCGGTGGCGTTGATTGCGGGTATCGGCAACCTGACGTTGAACGTGGGTTCCGTTTCCCTCGAGGGCATCGCTTGGGGCTCCATCGGCGTCATTGTGGTCTACCCTGCGGCGAAGTGGCTCTACGAAACCCTTGGTGAGGGCAAGGGCGCCAAGTACTAAAAGGGGATACGTCACCAATCTTGCCCCTTTTCGGGGTGAATTCGGCGAAGTTATCCACAGGCAAAAAAATTGCCTCTTGTGGGGTTTGGTGAGGGCTTTTTAGGCTCAAAAACCATGAACGCACTAGCAGACTTCCTCGCAGCCCAGGCGCCAGGCATGGCCATTCTTGCCGGCGCCCACGGGCGCAGCGAAGCACAGCTCGTGCAGCTCGGCGCGTCGAACTTACAGGCCCGCGAGCTTATCTATCTGGCGGGCATCTATTTTGGCCCCACCTCCTCTTCGCGCCGCCAGCGCAACGCGCAGCGCTCAGAGCATAGCCTGTCCACGCTGACGATGATCGAAGGCTACATTTCCCGCATCCCACGCCAACGCGATAAGTGGAAAGTACGGGAAGCACTCTGCGCCAGCACCCTTCCCGCGGACAAGCTGAAGGCAAAAGCCCGCGCGATGGCGAAAGAATACGCCAAGCAACCACAGGAAGGGGTGCGGATTACGCGGCGTCGCCAAGCGCTGTGGTCCCTGACCGTTACCGGCAAGCAGGACATGATTGCCGATATCTTCTCTGCCTTAAAACCGGAAGCGCCCGTCCAATCCTTTTATGAGGGATTCTTTTCCGGTGCGCACAAGCCGGTGGCGGGCTCCCACGTCGTCATCACTCTGGATGAGTTCGTGGAAATCGCGCAAGGCGGCGGAGAGGAAATCCTGCTTCGCATGACCAACGGCGCGAGCATTTCTGGCGCGGATTTCGTCTCCCGCGTGCTTTCCGCGCATGGATTGGTCAGCCTCGTGCATCCTTATGAAGGGCCGGTCAATCTTTATCGCACGCGGCGGTTTGCTAATGAAAAGCAGCGCCTGCTGGCCGCGGCCGAAAATCCCACGTGCGCGTGGCCGGGCTGTAATCACCCGGCGGATAGTGCGCAGGCCCATCACCTCACCGCTTGGGCTAGGGGAGGCGATACGAACATCGGAAACCTCGTAACCTGCTGTGCGTATCACAACGGAATAAATGACGACTCTCCGCCTGGAAGTTCGCCGAAAACTTCCCGTGGAAAGCTAGCTCGCATTCGCGGAAAAACCACCTGGTTGCCGCCGTGGGCTTCGCCGGTGAGCTAGAGCCCCCGCCACGCGCGGGCGCTTTGGCATGCCCAAAACTTAAAAAAGACTCCCAAGCTTTAAAGCTCGGGAGTCTTTTAAAGCTAACGCTAGGAAGCGTCGAGGTCCTGCTCGATGAGAGCGGCGATCTTCTCGACTGCTTCTGCATTCTCGGAGGTAACGGTAACTTCGTCACCCTGCTCAGCGCCCAAGGCCATGATCATCAGGGAGGAAGCTGCGTCGGTCTCTTCGTCGTCATCGCCCCCGACGAGGGTCAGCAGAATGTCTTCGTCATAAGCCTCTGCAGCGTCTGCGATGATGGACGCAGGACGTGCGTGCAGTCCGACGGAAGAGCCAACCTTTACGGTCTTAGATGCCATGATGATAAGTCCTTTCGACTATGTGAGATTTCGTGCCTACAAGTGTACGCGTTATGCCGCGGCCTTGGCAGCCTCCGCCTTGGCGGCTGCTTCCTCGACGGTCTTGTTCGGCCAGAATTGCTTCAGGGCGATGACCGCCAGCGCGGAAACCACGACGCCCGCCGCGATAGCCACGACATAAGCCCAGGCCGGGTCGATGGCAAAGAAGACAAAGATGCCGCCGTGTGGGGCACGCGAACCGACGCTCAGGGCCATCGACAGTGCACCGGTGGTGGCGCCACCGAGCATCATCGCTGGGATGACGCGCAATGGGTCAGCGGCAGCGAATGGGATGGCGCCCTCCGAGACGAAGGAGAGGCCGAGTAGCCACGCGGACTTGCCGTTTTCCTGCTCTGCCGGGGTAAACAGGTTCTTGCGCAGGAAGGTCGCAATCGATAGCGCAATCGGCGGAACCATGCCGGAGGCCATGACGGCAGCCATGATCTCCATGGAGGCCTGGTCGCCGGTGGAAAGGCCGGCGGTGGCAAACAGGTAGGCCGCCTTATTGACGGGGCCGCCCAGGTCGAAGCACATCATCAGCCCGAGGATGATGCCCAGCAGCACGGCAGACGAGCCGGACATGGAAGAAAGCCAGTTCTGCAGGCCTTCCATAATTGCGGCCAGCGGAGCTCCGAGCAGCAGGTACATCAGCAGACCGGTGATAAGGCTGGTCAGCAGCGGAATGATGACAACCGGCATCAGGGAACCGATCCAGCGGGGGACCTTCCAGTTGCCGATCCACATGGCGATAAGCCCCGCGATAAGACCGGTGACCAGGCCACCGATGAAGCCCGCGCCGAGGGTGACGGCGATGGCGCCGCCGGCGAAACCAGGAGCGATGCCCGGGCGGCCGGCAAAAGCGAAGGCGATATAGCCCGACAGTGCCGCAACGATAAAGCCCATGGCTGCTTGGCCGATGGCAAAGAGCACCGCACCGATATAGAGCAGGAAGCCGGAGCGGTCGAAGGTCATCATCGCGCCGTCGACCTCAACTTGGTGGCCGGGCAGGTTGGTCAACGAGTAGTTGGTGGAAATCGCCTGCCAACCGTTGGCCATGTCGTATCCGCCGAAGAGGAAGCCGAGGGCGAGCAAAAGGCCGCCCGCGGCCACGAAAGGCACCATGTAGGACACGCCGGTCATGATCGCCTGCTGGATGCGCTTGCCCCAGCCGAGTGCTTCGCCTTCTTCTCCGCTGCCTGATGCGCTTCCTGACGCGCTTTCCGATGTCGCCGTTCCCGCCACGCGCCGCGCATTCGGGTTCTTGGCAGCGGCGACCGCCGCATCGAGCATGACGCCAGGCTCGTTGATGGCGCGCTTGACGCCGGATTCGATGACGGGCTTGCCGACGAAGCGTTCGCGTTCACGGACTCCGACGTCGGTGGCGAAAATGACGGCGTCAGCGGCGTCGATCACCGATTGCGAGACGGAGGTGTTATTCGAGGAGCCTTGGGTCTCGACGGTGAGGTTTATGTCGGTGCGCTCTGCCGCGGTTTGGGTCAGGGCGTCGGCAGCCATGTAGGTATGCGCAATGCCGGTGGGGCAGGCGGTGACCGCGACGATGTTGGTGGCTGCGTTCTCGGTAGTTGGTGTTGCGGTAGCGGACGCCGCCGTAGCGGCGGAAGTTGACGCCGCGGAAGCAGAATTCGCGGGCTTCTTTGGCTTTTCCGCGTTGACCACATCCAGCACCAGCTTGACGATTTCATCCTTGGTCGCCGCAGTACGCAGCGCCTCTAGGAAGTCCTTCTTGACCAGTGCGCGGGCCAACTTGGAAAGGATCTTTAGGTGTGCCTTACCGCCACCGGCGGGGGCAGCGATGAGGAAGACCAACTTGGCGTCGCCGTCGGGACCGGAGAAATCGACACCGCGGGAAAGTCGCGCGAAGGCCAGCGTTGGCTCGGTTACGACCTCAGAGCGGCAGTGTGGAATAGCAACGCCTCCGGGCACGCCGGTGCCAGCCTTGGCCTCGCGGTCGAT
Coding sequences:
- a CDS encoding PTS fructose transporter subunit IIABC, whose protein sequence is MASNLITTDLVALDADFGDSVESVITNLATLVHETGRATSAEGLAQPAIDREAKAGTGVPGGVAIPHCRSEVVTEPTLAFARLSRGVDFSGPDGDAKLVFLIAAPAGGGKAHLKILSKLARALVKKDFLEALRTAATKDEIVKLVLDVVNAEKPKKPANSASAASTSAATAASATATPTTENAATNIVAVTACPTGIAHTYMAADALTQTAAERTDINLTVETQGSSNNTSVSQSVIDAADAVIFATDVGVRERERFVGKPVIESGVKRAINEPGVMLDAAVAAAKNPNARRVAGTATSESASGSASGSGEEGEALGWGKRIQQAIMTGVSYMVPFVAAGGLLLALGFLFGGYDMANGWQAISTNYSLTNLPGHQVEVDGAMMTFDRSGFLLYIGAVLFAIGQAAMGFIVAALSGYIAFAFAGRPGIAPGFAGGAIAVTLGAGFIGGLVTGLIAGLIAMWIGNWKVPRWIGSLMPVVIIPLLTSLITGLLMYLLLGAPLAAIMEGLQNWLSSMSGSSAVLLGIILGLMMCFDLGGPVNKAAYLFATAGLSTGDQASMEIMAAVMASGMVPPIALSIATFLRKNLFTPAEQENGKSAWLLGLSFVSEGAIPFAAADPLRVIPAMMLGGATTGALSMALSVGSRAPHGGIFVFFAIDPAWAYVVAIAAGVVVSALAVIALKQFWPNKTVEEAAAKAEAAKAAA
- a CDS encoding HPr family phosphocarrier protein, yielding MASKTVKVGSSVGLHARPASIIADAAEAYDEDILLTLVGGDDDEETDAASSLMIMALGAEQGDEVTVTSENAEAVEKIAALIEQDLDAS
- a CDS encoding HNH endonuclease signature motif containing protein, coding for MNALADFLAAQAPGMAILAGAHGRSEAQLVQLGASNLQARELIYLAGIYFGPTSSSRRQRNAQRSEHSLSTLTMIEGYISRIPRQRDKWKVREALCASTLPADKLKAKARAMAKEYAKQPQEGVRITRRRQALWSLTVTGKQDMIADIFSALKPEAPVQSFYEGFFSGAHKPVAGSHVVITLDEFVEIAQGGGEEILLRMTNGASISGADFVSRVLSAHGLVSLVHPYEGPVNLYRTRRFANEKQRLLAAAENPTCAWPGCNHPADSAQAHHLTAWARGGDTNIGNLVTCCAYHNGINDDSPPGSSPKTSRGKLARIRGKTTWLPPWASPVS
- the hflX gene encoding GTPase HflX; the protein is MNENHEELLAQAFGEEFQPTTGDLDLAERNAFRRVSTTIRAEDTTDGYEVEYRKLRLEQVVLVGVWTEGTVAEVEATMAELAALTETAGAEVVEAIYQKREKPDPGTYIGRGKVQELKEIVEATGADTVICDGELQPGQLSALERELNTKVIDRTMLILDIFAQHAKSKEGKAQVSLAQLEYLYTHTRGWGGNLSRQAGGRAGSNGGVGLRGPGETKIESDRRRIRSEMARLRKELRGMKTARDIKRSKRQASTIAQIAIAGYTNAGKSSLINAMTGAGVLVENALFATLDPTTRRAELADGRQVVFTDTVGFVRHLPTQLVEAFKSTLEEVLAADIMLHVVDGSDPFPLKQIEAVNKVIYDIVQETGEQAPPEIIVINKIDKADPLVLAEIRHVLDRENVVYVSAHTGEGIDELTSRVELFLNSRDAHVRLLVPFTRGDVVSRVHAEGTVLGEEYTGEGTLVDVRLPASIAHELAEYVAEEVS
- a CDS encoding uracil-xanthine permease family protein yields the protein MSTFGWRLHGDGKNIAPGAVVAPEERLSWGRTIGIGMQHVVAMFGATLLVPTLTGFPVNTTLLFSGISTILFLLVTRNRLPSYLGSSFAFIAPLTASQQYGISAQAGSILVTGAVLMAVGFVVKAAGRRVLDAVMPPAVTGSIVALIGLNLAPAATTNFQTQPLVAAITLAAIVLATVGGRGMVSRLGILIGVVVGWVFAALTGNLAEGTAQTIRDAAWIGFPQFHSPEFKFSAIAVALPVLVVLIAENIGHVKAVSEMTKRDLDDLAGDALIADGLGTAIAGGFGGSGTTTYAENIGVMAATRVYSTAAYWVAAVFAICLAFIPKFGALIFTIPTGVLGGATLVLYGLIGMLGIRIWMDNKVNFNNPVNLTCAAVALIAGIGNLTLNVGSVSLEGIAWGSIGVIVVYPAAKWLYETLGEGKGAKY